In the Kribbella sp. NBC_00482 genome, one interval contains:
- a CDS encoding ABC transporter permease, whose amino-acid sequence MSAVWPVARAAVRRRRVQTVVIGVVVLLSTTMIVVALGLLAASSGPFDRAYAKQSGAQLTASYDRSKVTDAQLTDAARNAAAVGGPFAQATLELGQPQMMGSLVTVGRADPGGAVDRLNVWKGRWVEKPGEIVLNRNPTESGGRGGPQLNGTIAAGGQTLTIVGFAYSVSQSADAWVTPEQLNALHPTSTQMLYRFTQAATNAEVTAGQKAVTAGLPSDALIGTQSYLALRALTAGQPNTFIPFLMVFGWLGLAVAVLIVANVVSGAVVAGFKHIGVLKALGFTPTQVMAVYLGMISIPAVIGCAGGVVLGNVLATSLLTRAFENYGAGGTSVPIWVDVVTLLGVPALVALSALLPAMRARSLSAAQAISAGSAPRAGRGLRVQRWLSGTRLPRSVSLGLGLPFARPGRTALTLAAVVLGVTSVTLAVGLGKSLTTYQTAASRVGAVDLTIFAGPNGSGPEGPNAPPGAKLTDAEDEAVLRSAPGVTSVAAMASLEMRLAGTQTDLRVSFYRGDFDQIGYRMLAGRWFDGPGQVVVSERFLKQRGLAVGDTITLQSKDKRVRAQIVGKAMYNSGDEVLSNWATLALIAPDLRANFYELNVKPGTDLDAVVSAVQAKDSGLQEGEGQDAGTFVAVVLATVLLLTLMLGTVAALGVFNTVVLNTRERRRDLGMLKSIGMTPAQVTLMVVTSMIALGAVGGLLGIPIGIVAHRLVVPAMAHGAQIELPDFMLDVYPVGLLALLVLAGIVISAAGAYFPARTAARTTIAEVLHNE is encoded by the coding sequence GTGAGCGCGGTCTGGCCTGTAGCGCGGGCAGCCGTACGGCGGCGCCGTGTGCAGACCGTGGTGATCGGCGTGGTCGTACTGCTCTCCACCACGATGATCGTCGTCGCACTAGGCCTGCTGGCTGCGTCGAGCGGTCCGTTCGACCGCGCGTACGCAAAGCAGAGCGGTGCCCAGCTGACAGCGTCGTACGACCGCAGCAAGGTGACTGATGCGCAACTGACAGACGCGGCGCGGAATGCGGCGGCTGTCGGCGGACCGTTCGCCCAGGCCACGCTGGAGCTCGGTCAGCCCCAGATGATGGGGTCGCTGGTGACTGTGGGGCGTGCGGATCCCGGTGGCGCCGTCGACCGGCTCAACGTGTGGAAAGGCCGCTGGGTGGAAAAGCCCGGCGAGATCGTGCTCAACCGGAACCCGACTGAGTCCGGTGGTCGCGGTGGGCCGCAACTGAACGGCACTATCGCCGCCGGCGGTCAGACGCTCACCATCGTCGGGTTCGCGTACAGCGTGAGTCAGTCGGCCGACGCGTGGGTCACGCCGGAGCAGCTGAACGCACTGCATCCGACGTCGACGCAGATGCTCTATCGCTTCACCCAGGCCGCAACCAACGCGGAGGTCACGGCTGGGCAGAAGGCTGTGACGGCTGGTCTACCGAGCGATGCGCTCATCGGCACGCAGTCGTACCTGGCACTGCGGGCGCTGACCGCAGGTCAGCCCAACACGTTCATACCGTTCCTGATGGTGTTCGGCTGGCTGGGGCTCGCTGTCGCCGTACTGATCGTGGCCAACGTCGTCAGCGGTGCTGTGGTCGCAGGGTTCAAGCACATCGGTGTGTTGAAGGCGCTGGGGTTCACGCCGACACAGGTGATGGCCGTGTACCTCGGGATGATTTCGATCCCCGCTGTCATCGGGTGTGCCGGCGGCGTTGTCCTAGGCAACGTACTCGCCACCTCCTTACTGACAAGGGCTTTCGAGAACTACGGCGCCGGCGGGACCAGCGTCCCGATCTGGGTCGACGTAGTCACGCTGCTCGGCGTACCTGCGCTCGTTGCACTCTCCGCGTTGCTGCCCGCGATGAGGGCACGGAGCCTCTCAGCAGCACAGGCGATCAGTGCTGGGAGCGCACCGCGAGCTGGGAGAGGTCTGCGGGTGCAGCGGTGGCTGAGCGGGACCCGGCTGCCCCGGTCGGTCAGTCTGGGGCTGGGACTGCCGTTCGCTCGTCCTGGACGTACGGCGTTGACGCTGGCAGCTGTGGTGCTCGGCGTCACCAGCGTGACGTTGGCCGTGGGACTGGGGAAGTCGCTGACGACGTACCAGACAGCAGCTAGTCGAGTGGGTGCTGTTGACCTCACGATCTTCGCTGGCCCCAACGGCTCCGGACCAGAAGGACCGAACGCGCCACCTGGCGCGAAGCTGACCGATGCCGAGGACGAGGCCGTACTGCGTTCTGCGCCCGGCGTCACGTCAGTGGCCGCGATGGCGAGCCTGGAGATGCGGCTGGCTGGGACGCAGACAGACCTCCGCGTGTCGTTCTACCGCGGGGACTTCGATCAGATCGGCTACCGGATGCTCGCCGGACGCTGGTTCGACGGTCCGGGACAGGTGGTGGTGTCGGAACGCTTCCTCAAGCAACGCGGTCTGGCCGTCGGCGACACGATCACACTGCAGTCGAAAGACAAGCGGGTACGGGCGCAGATTGTCGGGAAGGCGATGTACAACTCCGGCGACGAGGTGCTGTCCAACTGGGCGACTCTCGCGCTGATCGCACCTGACCTGCGGGCCAACTTCTACGAGCTCAATGTGAAGCCCGGGACGGACCTGGACGCGGTGGTCAGCGCTGTGCAGGCCAAGGACTCCGGGCTGCAGGAGGGGGAGGGTCAGGACGCCGGCACGTTCGTGGCCGTCGTACTCGCGACCGTCCTTCTGCTCACGCTGATGCTGGGGACCGTTGCCGCGCTCGGTGTGTTCAACACCGTCGTACTCAACACCCGCGAACGCCGCCGCGACCTGGGCATGCTCAAGTCGATCGGCATGACGCCCGCACAGGTCACCCTGATGGTGGTGACGTCGATGATCGCGCTAGGAGCCGTCGGCGGCCTGCTGGGCATCCCGATCGGCATCGTCGCCCACCGCCTGGTCGTCCCCGCGATGGCACACGGAGCCCAGATAGAGCTCCCGGACTTCATGCTCGACGTCTACCCCGTCGGCCTCCTTGCTCTCCTGGTCCTCGCCGGCATCGTCATCTCCGCGGCCGGCGCCTACTTCCCCGCCCGCACAGCCGCCCGCACCACCATCGCCGAAGTCCTCCACAACGAGTGA
- a CDS encoding ABC transporter ATP-binding protein, translating into MTDDNGQAVVQLTAVRKEYGESAALDGVSLEIHAGEAVAVMGPSGSGKSTLLSMVAGLDRPTSGSVVVHGDDLGTLDEKGLALFRRRRIGMIFQFFNLLDDLSALDNVALAAQLTGTSAAHARKRALELFEELGIAGRRNTYPSQLSGGERQRVAVARALMNRPAILLADEPTGALDTRAGEQVMDLLLDLNQIGQTLLLVTHDQQLATRCASRVIDFVDGQIAGERSLERTA; encoded by the coding sequence ATGACGGACGACAACGGACAGGCGGTTGTACAGCTCACCGCCGTACGCAAGGAGTACGGCGAATCCGCCGCACTCGACGGAGTGTCGCTGGAGATCCACGCCGGTGAGGCAGTCGCGGTGATGGGACCGTCCGGCAGCGGCAAGTCGACACTGCTCAGCATGGTCGCCGGGCTGGACCGGCCGACGTCAGGGTCCGTCGTGGTGCACGGCGACGACCTGGGCACGCTGGACGAGAAGGGGCTGGCGCTGTTCCGGCGCCGGCGGATCGGGATGATCTTCCAATTCTTCAACCTGCTGGACGACCTGTCCGCGCTCGACAACGTCGCACTGGCCGCACAGCTCACCGGTACGTCGGCTGCACACGCACGCAAGCGCGCACTCGAGCTGTTCGAGGAGCTGGGGATAGCCGGTCGCCGCAACACCTACCCCTCGCAGCTGAGTGGTGGTGAGCGGCAACGAGTCGCGGTCGCCCGCGCGCTCATGAACCGCCCAGCCATCCTCCTGGCCGACGAACCGACAGGTGCTCTCGACACTCGTGCCGGCGAGCAGGTGATGGACCTGCTCCTGGACCTGAACCAGATCGGCCAGACGCTCCTGCTGGTGACACACGACCAGCAGCTCGCGACACGCTGCGCCAGCCGGGTCATCGACTTCGTCGACGGGCAGATCGCGGGCGAACGCAGCCTGGAGCGTACGGCGTGA
- the nadE gene encoding ammonia-dependent NAD(+) synthetase produces the protein MNPESRYLQELIIAELGVPAAFDVDNEVEQRVEFLAERLRRTGATAYVLGISGGVDSATAGRLCQLAAERVRTEGSQATFVAMRLPYGVQADEADAQRSLDFIKPDETLVVDVKPATDAMVEAVRHSGLGDREDFHVGNIKARQRMVAQYLVAGARGGLVVGTDHAAEAVMGFFTKYGDGACDLTPLSGLSKRRVRAVGEWLGASPEITGKVPTADLETNNPGVPDEAVLGVTYDEIDDFLEGHDVDEKAAGTIIATHRRTAHKRAVPLAFG, from the coding sequence ATGAACCCCGAGAGCCGTTACCTGCAGGAACTGATCATCGCGGAGCTCGGTGTGCCCGCGGCGTTCGACGTGGACAACGAGGTCGAGCAGCGAGTGGAGTTCCTCGCGGAGCGGCTCCGGCGGACCGGTGCGACGGCGTACGTGCTCGGGATCAGCGGCGGCGTCGACTCGGCCACGGCAGGGCGTCTCTGCCAGCTCGCGGCGGAGCGGGTCCGGACGGAGGGCAGTCAGGCGACGTTCGTCGCGATGCGGCTGCCGTACGGCGTGCAGGCCGACGAGGCGGACGCCCAGCGCTCGCTGGACTTCATCAAGCCCGACGAGACCCTGGTGGTCGACGTGAAGCCGGCCACCGACGCCATGGTCGAGGCAGTGCGGCACTCCGGCCTCGGTGACCGTGAGGACTTCCACGTCGGCAACATCAAGGCTCGTCAGCGCATGGTCGCGCAGTACCTCGTGGCCGGCGCCCGCGGCGGTCTGGTGGTCGGCACTGACCACGCGGCGGAAGCGGTGATGGGCTTCTTCACCAAGTACGGCGATGGCGCGTGCGACCTCACGCCGCTGTCCGGGCTCTCGAAGCGCCGCGTCCGCGCGGTCGGCGAGTGGCTCGGCGCGTCACCCGAGATCACCGGCAAGGTGCCGACCGCGGACCTGGAGACGAACAACCCGGGCGTCCCGGACGAGGCGGTGCTGGGCGTGACGTACGACGAGATCGACGACTTCCTCGAGGGCCACGACGTGGACGAGAAGGCCGCGGGCACGATCATCGCGACGCACCGCCGTACGGCCCACAAACGAGCTGTACCTCTCGCCTTCGGCTGA
- a CDS encoding GNAT family N-acetyltransferase: MQTDIELRECADEHLPEVLKAQVVSFLRIIWPEGFTGPNRFRDWTSRPDLRPHHLLYAAGSQLVSHLEIITTTVSVGGEQYVVQSPTAVMTFPAFRGEGWAGRLVAAAVARIDAGQADVGVLTCGPHLVEFYSRAGWELAPGASILAGADGSTWVSDDLLLTRSVGPRSAAFRASLREHPMRVADEW; encoded by the coding sequence GTGCAGACAGACATCGAACTCCGCGAGTGTGCCGACGAACATCTGCCGGAGGTTCTCAAGGCGCAGGTAGTGTCGTTCCTCCGCATCATCTGGCCGGAGGGATTCACCGGACCGAACCGGTTCCGTGACTGGACCTCTCGTCCTGACCTGAGGCCTCACCACCTGCTGTACGCGGCTGGTTCCCAGCTCGTCAGCCACCTTGAGATCATCACTACGACCGTCTCAGTTGGCGGAGAGCAGTATGTCGTGCAGAGCCCGACAGCGGTGATGACATTCCCTGCGTTTCGAGGTGAGGGCTGGGCCGGACGGCTGGTTGCCGCTGCGGTTGCCCGCATCGACGCCGGCCAAGCAGATGTGGGGGTCCTGACTTGTGGCCCGCACCTTGTCGAGTTCTACAGTCGGGCCGGCTGGGAGCTTGCCCCCGGTGCGTCGATCCTGGCCGGGGCGGATGGGAGCACCTGGGTCTCCGATGACCTCCTCCTGACACGATCGGTCGGTCCTCGCAGCGCCGCATTCAGAGCCTCTCTGCGCGAGCATCCAATGCGCGTAGCCGACGAGTGGTAA
- a CDS encoding TIGR03620 family F420-dependent LLM class oxidoreductase, with protein MTDHQFGPFGITTGLDSSAESIAAARAAEELGYPAIWLSGGPLPGLQTITDLVGATTAIKFVSGILAVVKYSAVDVSTTYAALEAAAPGRFTVGLGGAHGAKPIATLNAYLDELDVPVERRLLAALGPRMLKLAADRSTGAYPFLTSAAYSAEARKVLGPDRLLAVSHLAVLETDADRARAIARDTISFFTTIPGYVSSLKRQGFSENDLSTLPDHMVDSLAAWGTPADIKSKLTEHLAAGADHVAVNVITGVTGPQPIDQWRTLAPALLG; from the coding sequence GTGACGGATCATCAATTCGGCCCCTTCGGCATCACGACCGGGCTCGACAGCAGTGCGGAGTCCATCGCGGCGGCGCGGGCGGCCGAGGAGCTCGGGTACCCGGCGATCTGGCTGTCCGGCGGGCCGCTGCCCGGATTGCAGACCATCACCGATCTGGTGGGCGCGACGACGGCGATCAAGTTCGTCAGCGGGATTCTGGCCGTGGTGAAGTACAGCGCGGTCGACGTGAGTACGACGTACGCCGCGTTGGAGGCAGCTGCTCCGGGCCGGTTCACGGTCGGACTGGGTGGGGCGCACGGCGCCAAGCCGATCGCCACGCTCAACGCGTACCTGGACGAGCTGGACGTACCTGTGGAGCGCCGGCTGCTCGCAGCGCTCGGTCCGCGGATGCTGAAGCTCGCTGCGGACCGCTCCACCGGCGCGTACCCGTTCCTGACCAGTGCGGCGTACTCCGCCGAGGCGCGGAAGGTCCTGGGACCGGACAGGCTCCTGGCCGTCAGCCACCTCGCCGTACTGGAGACAGACGCAGACCGCGCCCGGGCGATCGCACGGGACACCATCAGCTTCTTCACGACGATCCCTGGGTACGTCAGCTCGCTGAAGCGACAGGGCTTCAGTGAAAACGACCTGTCCACGCTGCCCGACCACATGGTCGATTCACTCGCCGCCTGGGGCACCCCAGCCGACATCAAGTCCAAGCTGACCGAGCACCTGGCCGCCGGCGCAGACCACGTCGCAGTCAACGTAATCACCGGCGTCACAGGCCCCCAGCCAATCGACCAGTGGCGCACCCTAGCCCCCGCGCTCCTCGGCTAG
- a CDS encoding class I SAM-dependent methyltransferase, with the protein MDEVVAGNRVVWERASTKHVREYDELLEEARGEGRLFARERALLAPVLANSPVVVHFQSGHGLDDVALVKAGAKSVVGVDYSSVAAGAAQRRATELQMACRYVVAEVPGVPVRDASVDLVYTGKGALIWMRDIDAWARDAARLLRPGGHLFVYEGHPAVPLWSWDADEPRIRPDRSYFAESHINDTFPGNGAQEWQWTLGQIVTAIARAGLHLQVLEEYAEPFWRPQDDTTAAAWSGRLPNSYALLARRPATNDQVLGRYDDPRGA; encoded by the coding sequence ATGGACGAGGTGGTGGCGGGTAACCGGGTCGTGTGGGAGCGGGCTTCTACGAAGCATGTTCGGGAGTACGACGAACTGCTTGAGGAGGCGCGTGGGGAAGGCCGGTTGTTCGCGCGGGAGCGAGCGTTGTTGGCGCCGGTGCTGGCAAACTCACCGGTGGTTGTGCACTTCCAGAGCGGGCACGGGCTAGATGACGTGGCGCTGGTGAAGGCCGGAGCCAAGAGCGTTGTGGGTGTGGACTACAGCTCCGTGGCGGCCGGTGCGGCGCAGCGGCGGGCGACTGAGCTTCAAATGGCGTGCCGGTACGTCGTCGCCGAGGTGCCCGGCGTACCGGTGCGGGACGCGTCCGTCGACCTCGTGTACACGGGCAAGGGCGCACTGATCTGGATGCGCGACATCGACGCGTGGGCGCGCGACGCGGCGCGCCTGCTCCGGCCGGGTGGACACCTCTTCGTGTACGAGGGCCACCCGGCCGTACCGCTGTGGAGCTGGGACGCGGACGAACCGCGGATCCGGCCGGACCGGAGCTACTTCGCCGAGTCGCACATCAACGACACGTTTCCGGGCAACGGCGCCCAGGAGTGGCAATGGACGCTCGGCCAGATCGTCACCGCGATCGCCAGAGCGGGCCTACACCTCCAGGTCCTCGAGGAGTACGCCGAACCGTTCTGGCGACCGCAGGACGACACAACCGCGGCAGCGTGGTCCGGCCGACTCCCCAACTCCTACGCGCTACTAGCCCGCCGCCCGGCCACGAACGACCAGGTACTCGGCCGGTACGACGACCCGCGTGGAGCCTGA
- a CDS encoding response regulator transcription factor produces the protein MTTRVVIADDQALVRTGFRMILTARGIEVVGEAADGAEAVDAVRRLHPDVVLMDIRMPTMDGLEATRRILATPTDCRVLILTTFDLDSYVYAALAAGASGFLLKDVTPEHLAAAVRLVTTGDALLSPSITRRLVERFATPATTQPAIHRDLSNLTPRELEVLTLMGQGLSNAEIATTLTLSEATAKTHVARIFAKLTLRDRSQAVVLAYETGLITPGDT, from the coding sequence GTGACTACGCGCGTGGTGATCGCGGACGACCAGGCCCTGGTACGCACCGGCTTCCGAATGATCCTCACTGCCCGCGGCATCGAGGTTGTCGGCGAGGCCGCAGACGGCGCCGAAGCAGTCGACGCCGTACGACGCCTGCACCCGGACGTCGTCCTGATGGACATCCGCATGCCCACCATGGACGGCCTGGAAGCCACCCGCCGCATCCTGGCCACCCCGACCGACTGCCGCGTCCTGATCCTCACCACGTTCGACCTGGACAGCTACGTGTACGCCGCCCTGGCCGCCGGCGCCAGCGGCTTCCTCCTCAAGGACGTCACGCCCGAACACCTGGCCGCAGCCGTCCGCCTGGTCACCACCGGCGACGCCCTCTTGTCCCCCTCCATCACCCGCCGCCTGGTCGAGCGCTTCGCCACCCCCGCGACCACCCAACCCGCCATCCACCGCGACCTGTCCAACCTCACGCCCCGCGAACTCGAAGTCCTCACCCTGATGGGCCAAGGCCTCTCCAACGCCGAAATAGCCACCACCCTCACCCTCAGCGAAGCCACCGCCAAAACCCACGTGGCCAGAATCTTCGCCAAACTAACCCTCCGAGACCGCTCCCAAGCCGTAGTCCTCGCCTACGAAACCGGCCTCATCACTCCTGGCGACACGTAG
- a CDS encoding PIN-like domain-containing protein, producing the protein MAADDVGLTGLSESFWGYRRPAEEVWREAYTKGVICLDANALLDMYRFSPAGRQEFLSVLNRLREKIFVPHHVALEFQVHRIDAVSERIDELNKMRTDATEASGKSVGIIRKLSQRARVAEGEVRSLLEKQSELAAETVRFIDDAISKYDLTVAGVAGGNDEVYPLLAQLLDGRVGIAPSVEQLAEDATEGQRRIDAAEPPGFKDRGKAENSTGDYLWWIELIRYAKANPGPVLIVTNDVGKGDWTYDRKSIRIGPHLALVEEMYRETGHRLLLTTVSELLKYAPSHLDAQASVSEETLAEAADIASSGRYVPVPRRSDSPSGGGVYLKPIFAVTAAEIADIPERELLRFADSGYLPFLENKDGKRLFRPRDALAATLLHTAAQFGAGDHELGEIGSAIQRRYTRIGALYRKGDAVRYAASADDVAILEDDGWQQISPRAATINNQIRSRWPRYGDGDDRRAESMDRPDNHRAHLEYDLVLAEARLTAYLRSGEPVDDAEARRLQDKVDAVRGHIHKHDYGGSDPEG; encoded by the coding sequence GTGGCGGCCGACGATGTCGGATTGACTGGATTGTCTGAGTCGTTTTGGGGGTATCGACGCCCGGCCGAAGAGGTCTGGCGAGAGGCGTACACCAAGGGCGTCATCTGTTTGGATGCCAACGCATTGCTCGATATGTATCGATTCTCACCCGCTGGCCGACAGGAGTTCCTGAGCGTACTAAACCGGCTACGGGAGAAAATCTTCGTTCCGCATCACGTCGCGCTCGAATTCCAGGTGCACCGAATCGATGCCGTATCGGAGCGGATCGATGAGCTCAACAAGATGCGCACGGACGCTACCGAGGCGTCGGGTAAAAGCGTCGGGATCATCAGGAAACTCAGTCAGCGGGCACGCGTGGCAGAGGGCGAAGTTCGTTCCTTATTGGAGAAGCAATCTGAACTCGCCGCCGAGACGGTTCGGTTCATTGACGACGCAATCTCAAAATACGATCTGACTGTAGCCGGTGTGGCCGGAGGAAATGATGAGGTCTACCCTCTACTTGCACAGTTACTCGACGGACGAGTCGGGATCGCCCCGTCAGTCGAGCAGTTAGCCGAGGACGCCACCGAGGGTCAGCGTCGCATCGACGCCGCCGAACCTCCGGGGTTCAAGGACAGAGGGAAAGCCGAGAATTCAACAGGAGACTACCTCTGGTGGATCGAATTAATCAGGTACGCAAAGGCCAATCCAGGACCAGTCCTTATCGTCACAAATGACGTTGGCAAGGGCGATTGGACCTACGACAGGAAGAGTATCCGGATCGGTCCGCATCTCGCCTTGGTAGAGGAGATGTATCGAGAGACCGGGCACCGACTGCTACTCACGACTGTCTCCGAGCTGCTGAAATATGCTCCATCCCATCTCGATGCACAAGCTAGCGTTAGTGAGGAAACGCTGGCTGAAGCGGCCGACATCGCGTCGTCTGGTCGATATGTTCCTGTTCCACGACGCAGCGATTCCCCAAGTGGCGGAGGGGTGTACTTGAAGCCAATTTTCGCGGTAACTGCTGCGGAGATTGCCGATATCCCAGAGAGAGAGTTGCTGCGTTTTGCGGACTCCGGATACCTTCCGTTCCTAGAGAACAAGGATGGTAAACGACTATTCCGACCGAGGGACGCATTGGCAGCAACGCTGCTGCATACCGCCGCGCAGTTCGGCGCAGGTGACCACGAACTAGGTGAAATCGGTTCAGCTATCCAGCGACGCTACACCAGAATTGGAGCGCTTTACCGCAAGGGCGACGCTGTTCGATATGCCGCATCCGCTGATGACGTCGCGATACTTGAGGATGATGGCTGGCAACAAATATCCCCGCGTGCCGCTACAATAAATAACCAAATTCGTTCAAGGTGGCCCCGATACGGCGACGGAGATGATCGCCGCGCCGAATCGATGGACCGACCTGACAATCATCGCGCCCACCTGGAATATGACCTGGTTTTGGCGGAAGCACGACTGACCGCCTACCTCAGATCGGGCGAACCAGTGGACGACGCTGAGGCGCGAAGATTGCAGGATAAGGTAGACGCCGTGCGGGGCCACATTCATAAACACGACTACGGCGGGAGCGATCCTGAAGGTTAG
- a CDS encoding sensor histidine kinase: MWFLVALPALAAGLLAFVYVRARRAHTRALEERGWLLERERETAARNAVDAERARIAHDLHDIVSHNVSVMVIQAGAARQVLAIEPEQAEAALLAVEAAGRDTMAELRHLLGLLAPKADGVEDDALSPQPSLTRLSELIDRIAFAGLPVEVRISGDPYPLPTGVDVTAYRIIQEALTNALKHGDGVRAEVTVRFAPHALRVEVLNSGPSVLTGSGRSAVSEGDGRGLLGLKQRVGVYGGQLDARRRLGGGFRVRAKLPLERP; encoded by the coding sequence ATGTGGTTCCTTGTGGCGTTGCCGGCTCTGGCCGCTGGTCTGCTCGCGTTCGTGTATGTGCGGGCGCGGCGTGCCCACACCCGGGCGCTGGAGGAGCGCGGGTGGTTGCTGGAGCGCGAACGGGAGACAGCTGCGCGGAACGCCGTCGACGCCGAGCGGGCGCGGATAGCTCACGACCTGCACGACATCGTGAGCCACAACGTCAGTGTCATGGTCATCCAGGCCGGTGCGGCCCGGCAGGTGCTGGCAATCGAGCCGGAGCAGGCTGAGGCGGCTCTACTCGCAGTAGAAGCCGCAGGTCGCGACACCATGGCTGAGCTGCGCCATCTGCTCGGGTTACTCGCGCCAAAGGCCGACGGGGTCGAGGACGACGCCCTGTCGCCGCAGCCGAGTCTGACGCGTCTGAGCGAGCTCATAGACCGCATCGCGTTCGCCGGTCTACCTGTCGAGGTACGGATCTCTGGAGACCCCTACCCGTTGCCGACCGGCGTCGACGTCACGGCGTACCGCATCATCCAGGAGGCCCTCACCAATGCCCTCAAGCACGGCGACGGCGTGAGAGCCGAGGTGACCGTCCGCTTCGCGCCCCACGCGTTGCGGGTCGAAGTCCTCAACTCCGGACCGAGCGTCCTGACCGGCAGCGGTCGTTCAGCGGTCTCCGAAGGTGACGGCCGTGGGCTCCTCGGCCTCAAGCAACGCGTCGGCGTGTACGGCGGCCAACTCGACGCCCGCCGGCGCCTCGGTGGCGGCTTCCGCGTCCGCGCCAAACTCCCGCTGGAGCGCCCGTGA
- a CDS encoding class I SAM-dependent methyltransferase, translating into MSDKDAVRTTWATGDYDAMMRQEGLYEVGPRLVQAVGVRSGEDVLDVACGTGNATIPAAETGARVTGLDLTPAMLARAAERAAALPIEWVEGDAEELPFPDSAFDVVLSTFGCMFAPRQGVVADEIARVLRPGGRLGLCAWTPDGVIGEFFRVVAAYFPPESGDSPLRWGDPDHVADLFEGSGIELSFSRSVSGIHHESPTAAVECYATKFGPIVLASQALDDRWPALRDELTDLFTRTNTSGSTRVVVPAEYLVVRGRAAG; encoded by the coding sequence ATGTCGGACAAGGATGCGGTGCGCACGACCTGGGCTACCGGGGACTACGACGCGATGATGCGCCAAGAGGGTTTGTACGAGGTGGGGCCGCGGTTGGTACAGGCAGTCGGGGTTCGGTCGGGCGAGGACGTTCTGGACGTGGCATGCGGGACGGGGAACGCGACCATCCCGGCCGCCGAAACCGGGGCGCGCGTGACCGGCCTCGACCTCACGCCGGCGATGCTGGCTCGCGCCGCCGAGCGTGCGGCCGCGTTGCCGATCGAGTGGGTCGAGGGTGACGCCGAGGAACTGCCGTTCCCGGACTCTGCGTTCGATGTGGTGCTGTCGACGTTCGGCTGCATGTTCGCGCCCCGCCAGGGAGTGGTCGCGGACGAGATCGCGCGCGTACTCCGGCCGGGCGGGCGGCTCGGTCTGTGTGCCTGGACGCCCGACGGCGTGATCGGGGAGTTCTTCCGGGTGGTCGCCGCGTACTTTCCGCCGGAGTCCGGCGATTCGCCACTGCGGTGGGGCGACCCCGATCACGTGGCGGACCTGTTCGAAGGCTCTGGGATCGAGCTGTCGTTCAGCCGCTCGGTCTCCGGCATCCATCATGAATCCCCGACTGCTGCCGTCGAGTGTTACGCGACGAAGTTCGGTCCGATCGTCCTGGCCAGCCAGGCGCTGGACGATCGGTGGCCGGCACTACGCGACGAGCTGACCGACCTCTTCACGCGTACGAATACGTCAGGCTCCACGCGGGTCGTCGTACCGGCCGAGTACCTGGTCGTTCGTGGCCGGGCGGCGGGCTAG